From Paraflavitalea devenefica, the proteins below share one genomic window:
- a CDS encoding T9SS type A sorting domain-containing protein, whose amino-acid sequence MNVPLQKWYKRIIPLLLIFCLLCNQLAASPDCPIISGNFSGLSDGTTVNNSSTGWYLNATNVASGSIFWVKSNRFHAQELGGEGVWYSKVFSVAGYTDFQIATKITAEGDMNSSEYVKVYYKINGGAEILLDQRTGNFGTVDFISPLLNGSNVQFVIRIYNYNNGGSQTSKYYVEDYRVFKEHGPCAGGIPVSVSAGNNGVLTCTNGSLTLSASSSASGVSYSWTGPGSFTSNAQSPVINVAGTYNVVATNSSGSGSASITVTENKAAPGVTATGASLGCASSVTISATSQVANAQYSWSGPGFSSTLQNPVVSTAGTYTVTVTNPANGCTSSQQVQVTAGSVTASSFWLEDFTFGNGTTTDAGATPWTLENSAAGTFSVQSNELMVSFNAGNEGVWKSGVINIASKSNVVFSLHLRSGTAGSSDFFEDDDYIRVYYKLDGGTETLLFSDINGLKGTNTGTARDTVVSPVLNGSNLQIIVKLRNSSNTERYYLDNVNLTGYNTGTSPLSASVTGVATCTGTAQLNATATSAVSSWSWTGPNGFTSALQNPAVSAGGQYVVTANFTDGCSASVPVTVTENKTAPGVTASGGSLACFTSITINASSPLATAQYSWSGPNSFTSALKNPSVTAAGTYTVTATDPANGCTSVQSVQVTPAYGVAGTLWQEAFPTNGISVDTDATSWSITAPSGAVAATNGNQFRVSNVGTTSEVVWTSGSINIAGKSNVSISAGVRSSVINSAVMNPDGEFGDYLRFYYQLDNGTAVLFNEKKGIINSHNTTLTAISVGSLSGSSLRIIVRARATGNDEFYYFDNVTVTGTDQSTLTALASANGAISCSSGTVTLAGSSNTAGVNYSWSGPGSFSSPLQNPSVSVAGTYTLTVTDPSTNCTATDTALVSTNLVATNLWQEQFPTNGISVDTDATPWSIAAPSGAVAATNGNQFRVSNTGTTGEVVWTSGKINIAGKTNVTIAAGIRSAVTGSGVMNETGEYADYIRFYYKLNNGAETLFHEDKSDVNSHSTTLKALSSGALNGDSLRIVVRARATGNDEFYYFDNVLITGVSQSGLDASASVNDTLDCMTSSVTLSGSSTATGVTYSWTGPNGFTAATQNASTSTPGTYTLTVSNGSCSATADVTVIQGGTPPANVQVGPADPDSVLTCNRNHVYVVASSSTPGVFYSWSGPDWSGVSGSTITAFNPGVYTVVVTDPANGCTTTRTYTVKENRAFPGASTTPNLALLTCTNPSILITAGATNSTAVTYTWTRPDSTTATGGTITATTPGNYGLLVTDTTNGCTTWTGASIIEYRIVPSGLSITAPANAGALTCTNPQVTLTGNATSGNVNYSWSGPGGFNATTSAINASVQGEYTMTATHTVSGCSAFVNYNVVQDMEAPAAVVITPVPANAMITCTAPNVNLNSSSTTPNVTYSWSGPSFSSAIPNPAVDGGGTYTVTVTNPANGCTTIDSIAVTENTTPPAGVTAFSSDQLTCFNETVNINGNSGSSNVSYSWTGPNGFTANSKNAAVSVAGPYNLTVTDNVNGCKGTAVANVIQNITPPDITVSNTGPLTCEVFDAEIHGSSTTPNVSYSWTGPEGFASNSPDELVFFPGDYILTVLNLNNGCTATDTTTVEQDLTGCEAVKPGNVKTGTVQSETAATQSGKAALEYRAYPNPFSDRINVEFKTPENAVVNVGIYNTVGACKKVLFNNTVQPGQLYKLPFDATLLPPGVYYCVIRINGKPYTIKMIAIKK is encoded by the coding sequence ATGAATGTACCTCTACAGAAATGGTATAAGCGCATTATACCGTTGCTACTTATCTTTTGCTTGCTATGCAACCAGTTGGCAGCTTCGCCGGATTGTCCCATCATATCGGGCAACTTTTCCGGTTTGTCTGATGGCACAACAGTAAACAACAGTTCTACCGGCTGGTACCTCAATGCCACCAATGTGGCGTCCGGTTCGATATTCTGGGTAAAATCCAACCGCTTTCATGCCCAGGAACTGGGTGGTGAAGGCGTTTGGTATTCCAAAGTGTTTTCTGTGGCAGGCTATACTGATTTCCAGATAGCCACCAAGATCACTGCGGAAGGGGATATGAACAGCTCAGAATACGTAAAGGTCTATTACAAGATCAACGGAGGCGCCGAGATATTGCTTGATCAACGTACCGGCAACTTTGGTACTGTTGATTTTATTTCTCCTTTACTGAATGGCAGTAACGTTCAGTTTGTTATCAGGATCTATAACTACAATAACGGGGGCTCACAAACCTCCAAATATTACGTTGAAGATTACCGCGTGTTTAAAGAACATGGTCCCTGTGCGGGTGGTATACCTGTATCTGTTTCGGCAGGTAATAATGGTGTGCTTACTTGTACCAATGGTTCTTTAACCCTGAGTGCCAGTTCTTCTGCATCCGGTGTTAGCTATAGCTGGACAGGCCCCGGCAGCTTTACTTCTAATGCCCAGAGCCCTGTTATTAACGTGGCAGGTACGTATAATGTAGTAGCCACCAATAGCTCGGGTTCCGGATCGGCCAGTATTACCGTTACTGAAAACAAAGCGGCCCCCGGTGTTACGGCCACAGGCGCTTCATTGGGATGCGCCAGCAGTGTTACCATCAGCGCTACTTCACAGGTAGCCAATGCACAATATTCATGGTCTGGGCCTGGTTTTTCCAGTACCCTGCAAAACCCGGTGGTTTCTACTGCAGGAACTTACACGGTTACAGTTACCAATCCTGCCAACGGTTGTACTTCTTCCCAGCAGGTACAGGTTACGGCTGGTAGTGTTACCGCTTCTAGTTTCTGGCTGGAAGATTTTACTTTTGGCAATGGTACTACAACAGATGCGGGCGCTACTCCCTGGACGCTGGAGAATTCCGCCGCCGGTACTTTCTCAGTGCAGAGCAATGAGCTGATGGTTTCCTTTAATGCTGGTAACGAAGGCGTATGGAAATCAGGGGTTATTAATATTGCTTCCAAAAGTAACGTGGTATTCTCCCTTCACCTGCGCAGCGGCACTGCAGGGTCCAGTGATTTCTTTGAAGATGATGATTATATCAGGGTTTACTATAAACTGGATGGCGGAACAGAAACACTGCTTTTTAGTGATATTAATGGGTTGAAGGGAACCAATACTGGTACAGCCCGTGATACCGTTGTTTCGCCTGTATTGAATGGCAGCAACCTGCAGATCATTGTAAAGCTGAGGAATTCCAGTAATACGGAGCGTTATTATTTAGATAATGTAAATCTTACCGGCTATAATACAGGAACGTCTCCCCTCAGTGCTTCTGTAACAGGTGTGGCTACCTGTACAGGTACTGCCCAACTGAATGCCACTGCTACCAGTGCGGTATCTTCCTGGTCGTGGACTGGCCCCAATGGATTTACTTCTGCGCTGCAGAATCCTGCAGTAAGTGCAGGCGGGCAATACGTTGTAACGGCTAACTTCACTGATGGTTGTTCGGCCTCAGTACCGGTAACCGTTACGGAGAATAAGACCGCGCCAGGCGTTACAGCCAGCGGCGGCAGCCTGGCCTGCTTTACCAGCATTACCATCAATGCCAGCTCACCATTGGCTACAGCGCAATATAGCTGGAGCGGTCCCAATAGCTTCACCAGTGCCCTGAAGAATCCTTCAGTTACTGCTGCAGGCACCTATACCGTGACCGCAACCGATCCGGCCAACGGATGTACATCCGTCCAGTCTGTACAGGTAACCCCTGCTTATGGAGTGGCGGGCACGTTGTGGCAGGAAGCATTCCCCACCAACGGTATCAGCGTGGATACCGATGCCACGTCCTGGTCAATAACAGCTCCGTCTGGCGCTGTAGCGGCTACCAACGGCAACCAGTTCAGGGTAAGCAATGTGGGTACTACCAGTGAAGTGGTATGGACATCGGGCAGCATCAACATTGCCGGTAAATCCAATGTAAGCATTAGCGCCGGCGTAAGGAGTTCTGTCATCAACAGCGCCGTGATGAATCCTGACGGCGAGTTTGGCGACTACCTGCGTTTCTATTATCAACTGGATAATGGAACTGCCGTATTATTCAACGAAAAGAAAGGCATCATCAATAGTCACAACACTACACTCACTGCCATATCGGTAGGATCATTGAGCGGTAGCAGCCTGCGTATCATTGTACGCGCCAGGGCTACCGGTAATGATGAGTTCTATTATTTTGACAATGTAACCGTGACCGGCACAGACCAAAGCACGCTTACTGCGCTCGCCTCCGCTAATGGGGCTATTAGCTGTAGCAGCGGTACAGTTACCCTGGCGGGCAGCTCCAATACCGCGGGTGTAAACTATAGCTGGTCTGGTCCGGGTAGTTTCTCTTCCCCCCTGCAAAACCCGTCAGTATCTGTTGCAGGTACTTATACACTTACTGTAACCGATCCTTCTACTAATTGTACGGCTACAGATACAGCGTTGGTAAGCACCAACCTGGTGGCTACCAACCTGTGGCAGGAACAATTCCCCACTAACGGTATCAGTGTTGATACAGATGCTACGCCCTGGTCAATTGCAGCCCCGTCCGGTGCTGTAGCTGCTACCAATGGCAACCAGTTCAGGGTGAGCAATACAGGCACCACCGGCGAAGTGGTGTGGACATCCGGCAAGATCAATATTGCGGGTAAAACCAATGTTACCATCGCTGCCGGTATTAGAAGTGCTGTTACAGGCAGCGGCGTGATGAATGAAACCGGTGAGTATGCAGACTATATCCGGTTTTATTATAAACTCAATAATGGTGCTGAAACCCTGTTCCATGAAGATAAGTCGGATGTGAACAGCCACAGCACTACGCTGAAAGCGCTGTCCAGTGGTGCTTTGAATGGCGACAGCCTCCGCATCGTTGTACGCGCCAGGGCTACCGGCAATGACGAGTTCTATTACTTCGATAATGTACTCATTACCGGTGTATCACAAAGTGGCCTTGATGCAAGCGCTTCTGTAAACGATACGCTTGATTGTATGACCAGCTCAGTTACCTTGTCGGGTAGTTCAACGGCGACGGGTGTAACTTATAGCTGGACAGGTCCTAACGGATTTACAGCTGCTACACAAAATGCCTCTACATCAACACCTGGTACTTATACGTTAACAGTGAGCAATGGAAGCTGTTCTGCAACGGCGGATGTTACAGTAATACAGGGAGGTACCCCACCGGCCAATGTACAGGTAGGTCCTGCTGATCCTGATAGTGTACTTACCTGTAACAGGAACCATGTGTATGTTGTTGCCAGCTCTTCCACACCAGGTGTGTTCTATAGCTGGTCAGGTCCCGATTGGTCTGGTGTTTCGGGTAGTACCATCACTGCCTTTAACCCGGGCGTTTATACAGTAGTAGTGACCGACCCTGCAAATGGTTGTACGACTACCAGGACTTATACTGTGAAGGAAAACAGGGCATTCCCGGGAGCGTCTACAACGCCCAACCTGGCGCTGTTGACCTGTACAAATCCCAGCATATTGATCACAGCAGGTGCTACCAATTCCACCGCGGTTACATATACCTGGACAAGGCCCGATAGCACCACTGCAACAGGTGGTACCATTACGGCTACTACACCGGGTAATTACGGGTTACTGGTTACAGATACCACGAATGGTTGTACCACCTGGACCGGAGCAAGTATCATTGAATACAGAATAGTGCCATCTGGTCTCAGCATTACGGCTCCCGCCAATGCCGGCGCCCTTACCTGTACCAATCCGCAGGTAACGCTTACCGGTAATGCCACTTCCGGCAATGTGAACTATAGCTGGAGTGGTCCCGGAGGTTTCAATGCTACTACTTCTGCAATTAATGCTTCTGTACAGGGTGAATATACCATGACAGCTACCCATACAGTCAGCGGCTGTTCTGCTTTTGTAAACTATAATGTTGTACAGGATATGGAAGCCCCGGCTGCTGTAGTTATTACGCCTGTACCGGCCAACGCTATGATCACCTGTACGGCGCCTAATGTAAACCTTAACAGTAGTTCTACTACACCTAACGTAACGTATAGCTGGAGTGGACCTTCTTTCTCATCAGCTATTCCCAATCCTGCTGTGGATGGAGGTGGTACCTATACAGTAACGGTTACCAATCCGGCCAATGGTTGTACCACGATCGATAGTATAGCTGTAACGGAGAACACTACACCTCCTGCCGGTGTAACGGCCTTTAGTTCTGACCAGTTAACCTGCTTTAATGAAACCGTTAACATCAATGGTAATTCCGGTTCATCGAATGTTTCGTATAGCTGGACAGGTCCCAACGGGTTTACAGCCAATTCAAAGAACGCCGCGGTATCAGTAGCCGGTCCTTACAATCTGACGGTAACCGACAATGTCAATGGTTGTAAGGGGACCGCTGTTGCCAATGTGATCCAAAACATCACACCTCCTGATATTACGGTGTCTAATACAGGACCGCTTACCTGTGAGGTATTCGATGCGGAAATACATGGCTCTTCTACTACCCCTAATGTAAGCTATAGCTGGACGGGGCCGGAAGGCTTTGCGTCTAACTCGCCTGATGAACTGGTATTCTTCCCGGGTGATTATATCCTGACCGTGCTTAACCTCAACAACGGTTGTACGGCTACCGATACTACTACGGTAGAGCAGGATCTTACCGGTTGTGAAGCCGTAAAACCAGGCAATGTAAAAACTGGAACCGTGCAGTCCGAAACTGCCGCTACCCAATCCGGCAAAGCTGCGTTGGAGTACAGAGCCTATCCGAATCCGTTTAGCGACAGGATCAATGTAGAGTTCAAAACACCGGAAAATGCGGTAGTGAATGTTGGCATCTACAATACGGTAGGGGCCTGCAAAAAAGTGTTGTTCAACAACACCGTGCAGCCCGGACAATTATACAAACTGCCGTTTGATGCTACCTTACTGCCGCCGGGCGTATACTATTGTGTGATCAGAATAAATGGCAAACCATATACTATAAAAATGATTGCCATTAAAAAATAG
- a CDS encoding autotransporter outer membrane beta-barrel domain-containing protein, giving the protein MYTTLPKHPTYLLPVLLALCCGRVWAGPGMPVGSGKQSPHTLKTTPADFWAEQFALSNGTLSGTGATPWTTQYTGPGQASQRFAVFSNEFRINNITVNGTGTWTSGSINIAGKTNVAIAIDVRSGVTGNGSLDDDNSEHYDYLSLYYKIDGGAEQLFWEKRGAINNNSSINTTITKDSLSGSMLQIIVRARATATDEFYFFDNVAVSGTDQVTIDADATVSGILTCTDTTVLLSGTSSVAGVSYSWTGPNGFTAGDQQTAVNVPGLYTLTVTGAGGAVTTDTVTVMQDIVLPINLTAFANDRLTCFIPVVTIRGNSGTPGVTYSWAGPGGFTASTAITTVTVSGLYALTVTNPVNGCFRTIPLTVMENKTPPADVTATVSGILTCTETLVTITGSSSTPNAGYNWIGPEDFASSSSEEWVSAPGNYILTVMNQQNGCVASATVTVQQDLSECQSRKAKTASPKRKQ; this is encoded by the coding sequence ATGTATACAACTTTACCTAAGCATCCTACATACCTGTTACCGGTCTTACTGGCGCTTTGCTGTGGCCGGGTTTGGGCTGGGCCGGGTATGCCGGTGGGCAGCGGGAAACAGTCACCGCACACCCTAAAAACAACCCCTGCTGACTTCTGGGCAGAGCAATTTGCGCTGTCCAATGGTACCCTTTCAGGGACCGGCGCTACGCCCTGGACAACGCAGTATACCGGGCCCGGACAGGCATCACAAAGATTTGCTGTATTCAGCAATGAATTCAGGATTAACAATATTACTGTAAATGGTACCGGAACCTGGACATCCGGCAGCATCAATATTGCAGGCAAAACCAATGTTGCCATAGCTATTGATGTACGCAGTGGCGTTACCGGCAATGGCTCACTGGATGATGATAACAGCGAGCATTACGATTACCTCAGCCTGTATTATAAAATTGATGGTGGCGCCGAGCAGTTGTTCTGGGAAAAACGTGGAGCTATCAATAATAACAGCTCCATTAATACTACGATTACAAAAGATTCACTGAGCGGATCAATGTTACAGATCATTGTGAGGGCAAGGGCCACTGCTACCGATGAGTTCTACTTTTTCGATAATGTAGCGGTATCTGGTACCGACCAGGTAACCATAGATGCCGATGCCACGGTGAGCGGCATACTTACCTGTACAGATACTACCGTATTACTATCCGGTACTTCTTCTGTTGCCGGTGTAAGCTATAGCTGGACAGGTCCTAATGGCTTTACTGCTGGTGATCAGCAAACGGCTGTAAACGTTCCGGGACTCTATACCTTAACGGTGACAGGCGCCGGTGGCGCTGTTACTACAGATACCGTTACGGTAATGCAGGATATAGTACTCCCTATCAACCTTACGGCTTTTGCCAATGACCGGCTTACTTGCTTCATACCTGTGGTAACGATCAGGGGCAATTCCGGTACGCCAGGTGTTACTTATAGCTGGGCAGGGCCCGGAGGATTTACGGCTTCCACGGCCATTACTACTGTAACAGTTAGTGGTCTCTATGCCTTAACGGTCACCAACCCGGTGAATGGTTGCTTCCGCACCATACCGCTTACAGTAATGGAAAACAAAACGCCTCCTGCTGATGTAACAGCTACCGTTTCAGGTATACTTACCTGTACGGAAACCCTGGTGACTATTACAGGCAGCTCTTCCACGCCTAATGCAGGTTATAACTGGATAGGTCCCGAAGACTTTGCCTCCTCTTCATCTGAAGAATGGGTGAGTGCGCCCGGTAACTACATCCTTACTGTCATGAACCAGCAGAATGGTTGTGTGGCGTCTGCCACGGTTACCGTACAACAAGACCTCAGTGAATGCCAGAGTCGGAAAGCTAAAACTGCTTCCCCCAAACGTAAACAATAA
- the ppsA gene encoding phosphoenolpyruvate synthase, translating to MEEKNMNSYVLCFQEIDRSKFIAAGGKGANLGELSRIKGIRVPEGFCVTTEAYKKITENNQQLNSLLDELTHFKAEERSAISEISAKIRMAIESIPIAEDITSAITGYLTKFDSTDAFAVRSSATAEDLPTASFAGQQDTYLNVIGKEAILQHISRCWASLFTDRAVIYRMQNGFDHRKVYLAVVVQKMVFPQAAGILFTADPVSSNRKVLSIDASFGLGEAMVSGLVNADHYKVSNGKVTDKKISAKKLAIYALQDGGTQEQEIGPEQQNRQALTDEQILQLEHMGRKIEKHFGRPQDIEWCLVDDTFYIVQSRPITTLYPIPGLLTRSENDQDPYSYGYHVYISVGHQQMMTDALKPLGLSFWLLTTPAPMRTAAGRLFVDVAPMLASSAGRDTIINVLGKNDPLIKDALTTLIDREDVITPLPDDKKEQGPGKDNKGMLHRDYQTLKEYDPAIVSELIRSNQASIEALKQNIQTKSGSELFDFILEDIQELRKTTAGSESFGVVMTGMNASSWINEKMNEWLGEKNAADTLSQSVPNNITSAMGLELLDVADVIRPYPEVIDYLKQVKDDNFLDKLEKLDGGKETRDAIEAYLNKYGMRCAGEIDITRTRWSENPATLVPMILSHIKNFDPGAGNRKFEQGRQEALKKEQELLERLAPLPDGEQKATATKRMIDLVRNFAGYREYPKYVMVSRYFIYKQAILKEAEQLVQAGVIQEREDIYYLTFEELHEVVDTHKLYYQLINKRKDEYKLYEKLTPPRVITSDGEIIASAYKRENIPAGAIAGLAVSSGVIEGRARVILNMEDADLSAGDILVTSFTDPSWTPLFVSIKGLVTEVGGLMTHGAVIAREYGLPAVVGVEHATRLIKDGQRIRVNGTDGYVEIL from the coding sequence ATGGAGGAAAAAAATATGAACTCGTATGTGCTCTGTTTTCAGGAGATCGACAGATCAAAGTTTATAGCTGCAGGAGGCAAGGGCGCTAATCTGGGCGAACTGTCCAGGATCAAGGGGATACGGGTACCGGAGGGTTTTTGCGTTACCACCGAAGCGTATAAAAAAATAACCGAAAATAATCAGCAGCTCAACAGCTTGCTGGATGAATTAACGCATTTTAAGGCAGAAGAGCGGTCAGCTATCAGCGAGATCAGCGCAAAGATCCGTATGGCCATCGAAAGCATACCCATTGCTGAGGATATAACCTCAGCGATCACGGGTTATCTCACAAAGTTTGATTCAACAGATGCCTTTGCTGTGCGGTCCAGCGCTACGGCAGAAGACCTGCCGACGGCATCCTTCGCAGGCCAGCAGGATACCTATTTGAACGTTATCGGAAAGGAAGCCATCCTACAACATATCAGCAGGTGCTGGGCTTCTCTATTTACGGATCGTGCGGTAATCTACCGGATGCAAAACGGCTTCGACCACCGTAAAGTGTACCTGGCTGTGGTTGTACAGAAGATGGTCTTCCCGCAGGCGGCAGGAATTTTATTCACTGCTGATCCCGTCTCTTCCAACAGGAAAGTACTATCCATTGACGCCAGCTTCGGGCTTGGTGAAGCCATGGTCTCCGGCCTCGTGAATGCTGACCACTATAAAGTGAGCAACGGAAAGGTTACTGACAAGAAGATATCCGCCAAGAAACTGGCTATTTATGCCTTACAAGACGGGGGTACACAAGAACAGGAGATCGGGCCTGAGCAGCAGAACCGGCAGGCGCTGACGGATGAGCAGATCTTACAGCTTGAGCACATGGGCAGAAAGATCGAAAAACATTTCGGCCGCCCCCAGGACATCGAATGGTGCCTGGTTGATGATACTTTTTATATTGTCCAGAGCCGGCCAATCACTACGTTATACCCGATCCCCGGCCTATTGACCCGGTCGGAGAATGATCAGGATCCCTATAGCTATGGCTATCACGTATATATATCTGTGGGTCATCAGCAAATGATGACCGACGCCCTGAAACCATTGGGATTGTCATTTTGGCTGTTAACAACTCCTGCACCTATGCGTACCGCTGCTGGGAGGTTGTTTGTTGATGTTGCACCGATGCTGGCTTCGTCTGCCGGCAGAGACACAATAATAAATGTTCTGGGAAAAAACGACCCGCTCATAAAAGACGCATTGACAACCCTCATAGACCGGGAAGATGTTATAACACCTTTGCCGGATGACAAAAAAGAGCAAGGTCCCGGTAAAGACAATAAAGGTATGTTGCATCGGGATTATCAAACACTAAAAGAATACGACCCGGCAATCGTTTCTGAATTGATCAGGAGTAATCAAGCATCGATAGAAGCATTAAAACAAAACATCCAAACAAAATCCGGATCGGAACTATTTGATTTTATCCTGGAAGATATCCAGGAATTAAGGAAAACTACGGCTGGCTCGGAAAGTTTTGGTGTGGTCATGACTGGTATGAATGCTTCCTCATGGATCAATGAAAAAATGAACGAATGGTTAGGTGAAAAAAATGCGGCAGACACCCTTTCTCAATCTGTGCCCAACAATATTACGTCGGCAATGGGCCTGGAGCTATTGGATGTCGCAGATGTGATTCGTCCATATCCGGAAGTAATTGACTATTTGAAACAGGTGAAAGATGATAACTTTTTGGATAAACTGGAGAAGTTGGATGGTGGAAAGGAAACCCGGGACGCGATCGAGGCCTATCTTAACAAATATGGAATGCGCTGTGCGGGAGAAATTGATATTACAAGAACCCGTTGGAGTGAAAACCCTGCTACACTTGTACCCATGATCCTTAGTCATATCAAAAATTTTGATCCTGGTGCCGGCAACCGGAAATTTGAACAAGGGCGACAGGAGGCTTTAAAAAAAGAACAGGAGTTATTAGAACGGTTGGCGCCATTACCGGATGGTGAACAAAAAGCCACAGCAACAAAACGAATGATCGACCTGGTCCGGAATTTCGCCGGTTATCGTGAATATCCAAAATACGTCATGGTTAGCAGGTATTTCATTTATAAGCAGGCTATCCTGAAAGAAGCGGAACAACTCGTACAGGCCGGGGTTATTCAGGAAAGAGAAGATATATACTATCTCACGTTTGAAGAGCTTCACGAAGTCGTAGACACCCATAAGCTATATTACCAGCTTATCAACAAACGAAAAGACGAATACAAACTATATGAAAAACTAACTCCCCCACGCGTTATCACGTCTGATGGTGAAATTATTGCAAGTGCGTACAAACGGGAAAATATCCCGGCCGGAGCTATTGCAGGTCTGGCCGTTTCTTCCGGAGTTATAGAGGGACGGGCACGTGTGATCTTAAACATGGAAGATGCTGATCTTTCAGCCGGAGATATATTGGTCACTTCCTTTACTGACCCTAGCTGGACACCCTTGTTTGTATCCATAAAAGGACTGGTCACCGAAGTAGGTGGACTGATGACCCATGGAGCAGTGATCGCACGTGAATATGGCTTACCGGCAGTTGTCGGCGTGGAGCATGCTACCAGGCTGATCAAAGACGGACAGAGGATCCGGGTGAATGGAACAGACGGATATGTAGAAATACTATAA
- a CDS encoding helix-turn-helix domain-containing protein, whose protein sequence is MELYIKNMVCNRCILVVKQVFEQEGLHPVNVKLGEVELEKTPNSKQLEAIKTNLTSLGFEILNDQKRKTIEQIRTTIIRLIHAGELDDNHKFSVLLSDTLHKDYSYLSKLFSEVEGITIEKYVILQRIERVKELLTYGELSLSEIAFQLGYSSVAHLSAQFKKTTGFNPSEFRKQKDHHRKPLDNV, encoded by the coding sequence ATGGAATTATACATCAAGAATATGGTCTGCAACCGCTGTATCCTGGTAGTAAAGCAGGTATTTGAACAGGAAGGCCTTCACCCGGTGAATGTGAAACTGGGAGAAGTAGAGTTGGAAAAAACGCCCAACAGCAAACAACTGGAAGCCATTAAGACCAACCTGACCTCCCTGGGGTTTGAAATACTGAACGACCAGAAACGAAAGACCATTGAGCAAATACGCACTACCATTATCCGACTTATCCATGCCGGGGAACTGGATGATAACCATAAGTTTTCCGTGCTGCTGTCCGATACCCTGCATAAAGATTACTCTTACCTCAGCAAGCTGTTTTCGGAAGTGGAAGGCATCACCATTGAGAAATACGTGATCCTGCAAAGAATAGAACGGGTAAAAGAGTTGCTGACGTATGGTGAATTAAGCCTCAGCGAGATCGCCTTCCAGCTCGGCTATAGCAGCGTGGCCCACCTCTCGGCCCAGTTTAAAAAGACAACAGGCTTTAACCCTTCGGAATTCAGGAAACAGAAAGACCACCACCGCAAGCCATTGGATAACGTATAA
- a CDS encoding helix-turn-helix domain-containing protein yields MGKAESISDFYKRIGSPASGTGRVIYDKQHQRQELGHLNVYRRSDFYCKTYSPYNRRDFYKISLIIGEGMLYYADKGIKIDKPALLFSNPTIPYAWEASSSRQEGFFCLFDQQFADRTTRNEGIMESPLFKIGGDPIYFVTPQQVDFLCDIFAKMQVELESEYIHKYDLLRNYVNLIIHEALKSKPADSYFQHTNASSRIVALFIELLERQFPIDSPDHVLKLKTAGDYALHLSVHANHLNRVVKEVTGKTTTEHIADRIVKEAKALLLHTNWNVSEIAYSLGFEYPAYFNNFFKKQTQQTPRSFRA; encoded by the coding sequence ATGGGTAAGGCGGAATCAATCAGCGACTTTTACAAACGGATCGGCAGTCCTGCTTCCGGAACCGGGCGGGTAATTTATGATAAACAACACCAGCGCCAGGAGTTGGGCCACCTGAATGTGTACAGGCGCAGCGACTTCTACTGCAAAACCTATTCTCCGTATAACCGTCGTGACTTTTATAAGATATCGCTTATTATAGGAGAGGGCATGTTGTATTATGCCGACAAGGGGATCAAAATAGATAAGCCGGCTTTATTATTCTCCAATCCTACTATCCCTTATGCCTGGGAAGCTTCTTCTTCCCGGCAGGAAGGATTCTTCTGCCTGTTTGATCAGCAGTTTGCCGACCGCACTACCCGCAATGAAGGCATCATGGAGTCGCCATTATTTAAAATAGGCGGCGATCCCATCTATTTTGTCACTCCTCAACAGGTGGATTTCCTGTGCGACATATTCGCTAAAATGCAGGTGGAGCTTGAATCGGAGTACATTCATAAATATGACCTGCTGCGCAATTATGTGAACCTGATCATTCATGAAGCATTGAAGTCAAAACCTGCCGACAGTTATTTCCAGCATACGAATGCTTCCTCCAGAATAGTTGCTTTATTTATTGAATTGCTGGAAAGGCAGTTCCCTATTGACTCGCCCGACCATGTGCTGAAGCTGAAAACAGCGGGTGATTATGCCCTGCACCTATCGGTCCACGCCAATCACCTGAACCGCGTAGTAAAGGAGGTCACCGGCAAAACAACTACCGAGCATATAGCCGATCGTATTGTGAAAGAAGCGAAGGCCCTGTTGCTGCATACCAACTGGAACGTGTCTGAGATAGCCTATAGTCTTGGTTTTGAATACCCCGCCTACTTTAACAACTTCTTTAAAAAACAAACGCAACAAACGCCCAGATCATTCCGGGCATAG